In Erigeron canadensis isolate Cc75 chromosome 7, C_canadensis_v1, whole genome shotgun sequence, one DNA window encodes the following:
- the LOC122607029 gene encoding transmembrane emp24 domain-containing protein p24delta3-like — protein MGGGKWELRWMIVMVLICITTITTEGIWLDLPNSGTKCVSEDIHNNVVVLADYSLINNQEDSHLHPPATISVKVTSPYGNTLHQKENMTHGQFAFTTSESGNYLACFWVGGNHQGGALTVSLDWRIGIAAKDWESVAKKEKIEGVEFELRKLEGAVEAIHENLIYLKNREAEMREVSEKTNAKVAWFSIMSLGVCIGAAVLQVWYLKRFFHKKKLI, from the exons atgggaGGTGGGAAGTGGGAATTGAGATGGATGATAGTGATGGTGTtaatatgtataacaacaataacaacagaAGGAATATGGTTGGATTTGCCAAATTCAGGAACAAAGTGTGTATCTGAAGACATACATAACAACGTTGTTGTTCTTGCTGATTACTCTCTTATTAATAATCAAGAAGATTCTCATCTTCATCCCCCTGCCACTATTTCTGTTAAG GTAACATCGCCATATGGAAACACACTCCACCAGAAAGAGAACATGACTCATGGGCAATTTGCATTTACAACTAGTGAATCAGGAAACTACTTGGCATGTTTTTGGGTAGGTGGGAATCATCAAGGTGGTGCTTTAACGGTTAGTCTCGATTGGCGGATTGGTATTGCTGCAAAGGACTGGGAGTCGGTTGCGAAGAAAGAAAAGATCGAG GGTGTCGAATTCGAGTTGAGAAAACTCGAAGGTGCTGTGGAAGCTATCCATGAGAATTTGATCTATTTGAAGAACAG GGAAGCTGAGATGAGGGAAGTGAGTGAAAAGACAAATGCAAAGGTGGCTTGGTTTAGCATTATGTCTCTTGGCGTTTGCATTGGAGCTGCGGTTTTGCAGGTGTGGTACCTGAAAAGATTTTTCCACAAGAAAAAactcatttga
- the LOC122607031 gene encoding protein PHOTOSYSTEM I ASSEMBLY 2, chloroplastic — protein sequence MASNILSLNCIKMYPQSNSNLINIQRGSIITTHASKSSGFPLNSIFKKCETCKGQGAIDCAGCKGTGKNKKNGNIFERWKCYDCQGFGLRSCPSCGKGGLTPEQRGER from the exons ATGGCTTCTAATATTCTCTCTTTGAATTGCATAAAAATGTATCCACAATCCAATTCCAATCTCATAAATATACAGAGAGGAAGCATCATCACCACTCATGCTTCAAAATCAAGTGGTTTTCCTCTGAACTCT ATATTCAAGAAATGTGAAACCTGCAAAGGCCAAGGTGCCATAGACTGTGCTGGATGCAag GGGACCGGCAAGAATAAGAAGAATGGGAACATATTCGAACGTTGGAA ATGTTATGATTGCCAAGGTTTTGGATTAAGGAGTTGCCCAAGCTGCGGTAAGGGAGGCTTGACACCCGAACAAAGAGGAGAGCGTTGA